The Argiope bruennichi chromosome 9, qqArgBrue1.1, whole genome shotgun sequence genome contains a region encoding:
- the LOC129984864 gene encoding histidine-rich glycoprotein-like produces the protein MIAKVLFLAVLCAAAYASHHDHHEHHHPQPYKFGYEIKDHHGSQHRHEHGDGHGHVQGSYGFTDHRGIHREVHYVADKQGFRATVKTNEPGTANQDPAHVKLHSDAHYAHHHHEPHHHGHHHQEHHHHGHHDHVHAKVYHHQGHHHG, from the exons ATGATCGCaaag gttTTATTTTTAGCAGTTTTGTGTGCAGCTGCCTATGCAAGCCATCATGATCATCATGAG CATCATCATCCCCAACCCTACAAATTCGGTTATGAAATCAAAGACCACCACGGATCCCAACACAGACATGAACATGGTGATGGCCATGGACACGTTCAAGGAAGCTATGGATTCACTGACCACAGGGGTATCCACAGGGAAGTCCACTACGTAGCTGACAAGCAGGGATTCAGAGCCACTGTGAAGACCAACGAACCAGGAACTGCCAATCAGGATCCTGCTCACGTTAAGCTCCATTCCGATGCTCATTATGCTCACCACCACCACGAGCCTCATCATCATGGACACCATCACCAAGAGCATCATCATCATGGACATCATGACCACGTACATGCTAAAGTGTATCACCACCAAGGACACCATCATGGTTAA